The Meles meles chromosome 6, mMelMel3.1 paternal haplotype, whole genome shotgun sequence DNA segment tgacctgagccaaaggcagctgcttaaccaactgagccacccaggtgtccccaataTCTATTTTATAGAGGAAAAACACTGAGGTTTCAAGTCATATGGCTAGTATAAAATAAACCAGACTTAAACCATACTACTAATGGCCGCCATTACTGTGCTGTGGAACTACACTCTTGTCATATTCATGACTATTCTTGTCACATTCTATGTCACATTCTATGTCACATGACATATTCTTGTCACATTCATGACTATGAATTACAGTTATTTATGCTCATCAAAATGATATATGCACCCAGGttaaaaatgaagttgaaataTTAGATAATATAAATGCTATAGTCCTACCCATTCCAAAGGCATCTACTTTCAATCTTTTAACTGTTTCAGATATTTACCTTTATATTTCTAAATCATATGCTAATACCTCTTTCTTGATTCATCAGTTATCAGACATTGTCACTTGATTTCCTTTTATGATAGATGAGGATTTAACTCTTTtagtctccttcctttctttccttttttttttttttaagattttgtttatttatttgtcagagtgagagagagtgcatgaacacaagcaggaagcaggggagcggcaggcagagggagaagcaggctccccactggagCAAGGaatctgatgcaggactcaatcccaggaccctgggatcatgaccggagcggaaggcagatgcttaaccaactgaaccacccaggcgtcccatcttTCCGTTTTCTTATTGCATTTATATCGCAGTTTTGatgaatatgtaaattatattttcagtCCTGAACCAGATGTTTTACAACTCTGCTTTCTTGTATAACTCTTGAATTTTTGTGTAATTGATAATTACCTAATTCTTCTTCTGTTGGCATTGTTCTCAATAGAATTTTCCAgaagtctgttcttttttttttttttttcccctcaagatcTTCCACCTTGGAGTCTATAGCCTTGTGTCGTTAAGTGGACTGTTGCTCTGGAGACCCTATTATCTAGAGACTTTCCTTCTTCATCATCCTAAGAATTCACATTTCCTCTTTCTAGTGTTAAATATCTTATTTCCTGTGTTATGTCTTTTGTTGTGGGTATACATTCTTACTTTAGAAGactgtgtcttaaaaaaaaaaaaaaaaaaaaaaagactgtgtctTCTAATATGAGGTGAAATTGTTGATGCTTTGCATAtctgaaaatttctttattttatcctCATATTTGATGGATAATTTGGCtggttatctctttttttttttttttaatatttttatttatttgacagagagaaatcacaactaggcagagaggcaggcagagaggcaggcagagagagaggaggaagcaggctccccgcggagcagagagcccgatgcggggctccatcccaggaccctgagaccatgacctgagctgaaggaagaggctttaacccactgagccacccaggcgcccctggctggTTATCTCTCCAAAGTTGGAGTAGCTTCTAGCTTCCAAAACTAGCCTCTGGCTTCCAGTGTTACTGTTGAAAAGCCAGATGCCATTTATTTACAGTCCTTTGTGACCTTTTTTCCTCAggaagatttgttttgttttgttttaaagtttttatttatttgacagagagagagagagcgatcacaagtaggcagagaggcagacagagagagggggcaagcaggctccctgctgaacagagagcctgacgtggggctcgatcccaggacgctgagatcatgacctgagccaaaggcagaggcttaacccactgagccacccaggcgctccaggaagactgttttttaatttttatctattttggggtgtggacttatttatttctttatttaactgtggtaagaacatttaacatgaCATCTACCCTCTTAACTTTAGTATCTGCACTTTATCTCTAGGGttctaaaattttagaataatgtAGCTCAGTGTGCGTTTCCCCCCATTGTGCTGGGTACTCAGTGGACTCTGTCAGTATGGATGCACATATCCTTTAGTTCTGAGAAATTTTCTAACATAGTTTcccttcattttgttattttctgtgaAATGTCTATATTGATCCTCTaagttttcttatcttttatcttatctttatcatttttttcctatttcatgttATTTCCTTAGTTTATTCTCCTAACTTTCCTATTGAATATTTTATCTCTGtaatcatgtttttaatttacaaaactTTCTTATTCTCTGATTGTCCCAGACTCCTCTTATTCATAGGTGTGATATCTTCTCTTAACTTGGaagaaatcaattttattttcttctctttttgtggTTATTGTTTTCTCTAAGCTTTTAGTTTTAGCCTCTAAAACTGTCGTTGTTCATGTTAGAGGCTTTCCCCAAAAATCTGATGACCTGTGACTATTCATTCATATTGTGGAGTGAATGAAGCACAACAATGCTGCCCGACAGCTGTGTGTGAGTGGGTGGGGCTTGTGGACTGGCAAGCTTCTCTGCATGCTTGGGTGGGtcttccagttttattttgttctttttgattcatttatttatttttcgagagagaaagagtaaacatCAGGGGAGGGacataggaagagggagagagagaatctcgagcagactccccactgagcatggagcctggcaaggggcttgatctcacaaccctgagctcatgacccaagccgCAGTCAAGAGTCCACTCTTGGATTGCTCAACCAACAGAGATACCCAGGCACCTTCCCCCAAGCTTTTTATTAGTGGAGTCCCAGCTGTCAGCATCTAGAGGTCTTTTCTCTTTGGCCATTCTATTTCTTCTGCAAAGTATCTTTTAGTCCCCTATTAGGAGGTATAAGTCTGGCTGCTGGAGTTTTGGGTGTTGGATGGAAAAGGGAAGTAGGAGCTTTCATTCTGATTTTTGTCCCAAACCCCCCCTCCGCCTTCTATGTCTGATATCCAAAGTTCTGTGCCTCGCTAGTTCTTTTTCCCCAAATGATAAATATCCCATCTCCTCTAAGCGTAAGAGTAAAAAATGGAGAGATACAGTTGTACTTATGCATATTTTCAACCTGCTTCTGCTATTTTCCACCCTGTTCTCTACCCACTTCTATATCATCTGGTACCTCTGGGTCCTGGACTTTGCTTACTCTGTTGGTTTGCTTCTTATCCATGTCATCTCTGTACCTAGTGTTACCCAGCTCTCAGCTGCTGAGTTATTTACTGCTCCTCCATTCATATTCTGTCCTCATATTTTGTGATTCAAGTTGTTGACATCTGCTAGTCTTGTCGAAGATAAgatttgtgttttctcatttttttccttgttttaggTTGACTTCTGAGAGGATAGAGCAAAAAGATTTTCACTTGGCCATTTCAAACCAAACAATTACTTATTTTATagtcagaagaaaacaaaaagctgtTCTCATTTTGAGGGGAAATGAAGTTACAATACTCACTAACAAATTTAGTAATGGAAAGCAGCAGGTGTAGTAGCTAAAGGAAGCATTAGAATcactaaagaatttttttttttttaagattttatttatttatttgacagagagagatcacaagtagacaggcaggcagagagagagagagagagggaagcaggctcgctgctgagcagagagcccgatgcgggactcgatcccaggaccctgagatcatgacctgagccgaaggcagtggcctaacccactgagccacccaggcgcccctagaatcaCTAAAGAATTTTATAGGAGACTTGGTTGTTACTGACAGCAGAGAGAACTTCAGAGAGAAAAACTGAAGCAGGCCCTGGTAAAGATGGGAATGCCATCAAGAACAGAGATAGGGAGCTTATCTTTGATAAtagaagtgaaagaagaaatggTACAAGGAAGAGTTAATAGGCAAGTTGAGGGAGTTTATATCCAGTGAAGTAAAGTTGCTCATAGAGTTTAATAAACTGCTGTTTGGATATTTTTTTAGTAAATCACCAGGCATTTCAGATCTTACATATTTTTCAGAACTGAATTAAAGAAGTAGAAACTATGTAGTATTAATGAAAAAGGTCTGCTTAGGGttcctttattacttttttatcttgaaaaatatGTTTAAGTATAAGGTCTTAATAACAAGTGTCTCTTCTAATCAATGACCCTTCATATTCTTCAGCTTACTTTGttgcttcttgtttgtttttgttcagtGGAACTTAGTCAGCAAACAGCCAAAGCATAATGTTGAATATAATTTTGGTATAATAAATGATGATGTATCTCccaaaattagatttaaaaatactttccctATGGATTTTAAATGAGTATACACTAGTGAACTCACTAAACAAAATAGTCTGTATAATCACCAGGTGCTATTCAGCGTTCAGAAATGGAGTATTTTATTTGGCAAGTCTGATTCATTAGTTCACACTTTTAAGTCCTTGCCAGTCATATTTGCTACTACAGATGCTTGCTTGAAATTGCTTTGAAAATGCATTCAGGTGGCTCTAAACATTTATGTGACTGGTGGGATTATAATGTTCCTCTGACATAATCAGAAACTTAATTGTAAAGTCtccaaattcaaatttcatttgcAAAATATTTGAGATTATAAAATCCTTATTTAGGATTACAGAATCCCAATTCTGGGCTTAATATTCCACGTAAGAATAGTTATGTTAATCCCCTCTATGTCCAATCGTTACTGTTAGTCTTAATAAAACTCAGTGCTTCACATTCTTTAATTCTAATATATctagccaattttttttttttaagattttatttatttacttgacagagatcacaagtaggcagagaggtaggcagagagaaagaaggggaagcaggctccctgctgagcaaagagcccaatgcagggctcaatcccaggaccccgggaccatgacatgagctgaaggcgcaggcttttaacccactgagccacccaggcgcccctctagccAGTTTTATAAGACAGTCATTGCTCTATAGAAATTTATCTGCTTGTTTCTCAAGATTACCACGAAAAATACAAGGGTGTATGTGTaaagtaacagattttttttatcctATTCCTTATTTTCTAAAAACTGCCTAGACTGATAGTGAAGTTGACCAGTTACTGAAATGAGTTGACAAAACTGCATTGGGAATGCTTGCATGACATTCCTGTTGTTCAGTGGTGATTATTTAATTCTCAACAGGTTTTATAACTTAaagttgatattttcttttttttttttttttaagattttatgtatttatttgccagagagagagtgagtaagtgagcacaggcaggcagagtggcagcagaggcagagggagaagcaggttccccaccaagcaaggagcctgatgtgggactcaatcccaggatgctgggatcatgacctgagccgaaggcagccgcttaaccaactgagccacctaggcgtccctaaAGTTTATATTTTCAATCAATAGGAAACAAAgcaaggagagggaggtgagggaacTACAgggtagtggttctcaaacacCAACTCATGTGTTTCTGTCTCTTATAATCAATTCACTGACTGGTGTgctgtgaaataaaaataaggggaaGAGAGATTGGCATAAGGTATACTTCAAGACTAGAAATTGTTCACATTTTGAGCATTGTTGGACTAAGAGGCGGCCTCACTTTTTCCAACCTACATTGAAAACCAACTGTAGGAAAGGAACGTATATTCTTGACTCCTGGGCAATATGAAATAGTATATGCTCTATATGAAATAGAGCAGATCatttaagtgaaaacaaaatatcTTGGAACTATCTTCTAACATATCCAGTACTCTTATCTTGTTCATGTACTGGTTATGCTTTTTCATCTTATGTCTGATTGGGGCTTAAAATAGAAACTGCTGTATGCAAAGTAAATGACagttggatgcctgggtggctcagttgattaaacgtctgattcttagtttcagctcgggtcatgatctcaaggttagtagatcaagccctatgttgggctcggtgctcagtgtggagtctgcttgagattctctccccctctctctgcccctcacccctcatCCCTACTCCACCCCTGCCCACTTGCTTATcctgagcatggggcctgcttgggattctctctctccctctccccctcccctgctcctgtggtctctctctctctctcaaaaaaatttaaaaaagaagaagaagaagtgaatGACAAATgactgctgttttgttttgttttcctttagatATATCCAGAGAGTGCCCAGAAGAAACTTCCTGCTGGAAAAACTGAAAAAGCAGTATTTATAACACTGGAATTTGTGGATAATTTGTTAAAATGGCAGAAAATAGTGAAAGTATTAGCAAAAATGTAGATGTGAGGCCCAAAACTAGTCGAAGTAGAAGTGCTGACAGAAAGGACGGTTATGTATGGAGTGGAAAGAAATTATCTTGGTCAAAAAAGAGTGAAAGTTGTTCAGATGCTGAAACAGTGAATGCTTTGGAGAAAACTGAAGTTCCTTTAAGGAGCCAAGAAAGGAAGCACAGCTGTTCATCCATCGAGTTGGATTTAGATCATTCCTGTGGGCATAGATTTTTAGGCCGCTCTCTTAAACAGAAATTGCAAGATGCcgtggggcagtgttttccaatAAAGAATTGTAGTGGTCGGCACTCTTCGGGGCTTCCATCTAAAAGGAAAATTCATATCAGTGAACTCATGTTAGATAAGTGTCCTTTCCCACCTAGATCAGATTTAGCCTTTAGGTGGCACTTTATTAAACGACACACTGCTCCTATAAATCCCAAATCCAATGAATGGGTAAGCACAGACTCGTCTCAGAGTGAACCGAGGGATGGTCAGctaaaacaaagaagaaacatgGAAGAAGAAGTAAACTGCTTCTCACAAACCAATGTTCAGCCCTGTGTCATAACCACCAACAGTGCTTCTTCATGTAGAGGTGGTCCCGTGACTGGCTCTGTGATGAACCTGGTTTCAAATAACAGTATAGAAGATAGTGATATGGATTCAGATGATGAAATTATTACACTTTGCACAAGTTCCCGGAAAAGAAACAAACCCAAATGGGAAATGGATGAAGAAATCCTGCAGTTGGAAACACCTCCTAAGTACCATACCCAGATTGATTATGTCCACTGTCTTGTACCAGACCTCCTGCAGATCAATAACAATCCATGTTACTGG contains these protein-coding regions:
- the SOCS4 gene encoding suppressor of cytokine signaling 4, with amino-acid sequence MAENSESISKNVDVRPKTSRSRSADRKDGYVWSGKKLSWSKKSESCSDAETVNALEKTEVPLRSQERKHSCSSIELDLDHSCGHRFLGRSLKQKLQDAVGQCFPIKNCSGRHSSGLPSKRKIHISELMLDKCPFPPRSDLAFRWHFIKRHTAPINPKSNEWVSTDSSQSEPRDGQLKQRRNMEEEVNCFSQTNVQPCVITTNSASSCRGGPVTGSVMNLVSNNSIEDSDMDSDDEIITLCTSSRKRNKPKWEMDEEILQLETPPKYHTQIDYVHCLVPDLLQINNNPCYWGVMDKYAAEALLEGKPEGTFLLRDSAQEDYLFSVSFRRYSRSLHARIEQWNHNFSFDAHDPCVFHSPDITGLLEHYKDPSACMFFEPLLSTPLIRTFPFSLQHICRTVICNCTTYDGIDALPIPSSMKLYLKEYHYKSKVRVLRIDAPEQC